The following nucleotide sequence is from bacterium.
ACCCCGCCGCCTTCCTGGTCCACTTCCCCCTGGCCTACCTGCCCGGCATCGTGCTCATACCGCTGGTCCTGGCGGCGCTCTCCGGCGAGCGGGTGGAGCGGGTGACCAAGGTGCTCGTCGTCGCCTGGGCGCTGACCGTCCTCCCGCCGCTCTTCGAGCTGGTCGCGGGCCACGCCGGGGCGAAAATCAGCTACCTGCCCATCCAGCCCGGGCGGTTCTGGTGGAGCGTCGGCAACTACTTCAACCCGGGGGTGGAGTTCGCGGGGGCCACGGCGGGGGTGCGGCTCGAGGCGGCGCTGGGTGTGATTCTGGGCGGGTATTACGTCTACCTCAAGCGGAAGAAAATCTGGATCGCGCTGGTGAGCCTGCCGGTCATCTTCTTCGTGATGGTCAACGTCTTCAGCCTGCCCTACATCTTCCACCATCTGCTGCGGGCCTGCGGGTCCGGCATCCCGCACGTGGCGGCGCTCTTCGGCACGCGGGGGCTGGTCCTGCGGCCGGCGCTGGACCTCTCCGACTACTCCACGGCGCTGTTGGACCTGTTGTACCTGACCCCGCTCCTGGCCCTGTGGCTCCTGGTTTACGGAAGAAAAAAGCTGAAGGAGGTCGCGCGCTGGGCCTTCCGCCTCGACACCGGCGGGTACGCCCTGGCGACGGGCGTCGGGCTTTGGCTGGGCTGGCGGGCGGTGGGGGCCGGGCTTCCTCTGGACAATCCGCTGGACTGGATGGCGATGCTCGGCGCGGTCCTGGCCGTGTTCCACGCCGCGCTGGGGATACGGATGCTGCTGCCCAAGGACGCGCCGGGGGATAAACCCTCCAGTGTAAACGACGGCCCGCTCACCGACCGGGAGCGGAGGAACGTCGGGGTCGTCTGCCTCCTGTTGGCCGCGGGCTGCGCCGGGACGGTGAATTACTACCTGTTGGGGACGCTGGCGGTGTTCGCGGCGGCGCAGGCCTTCCTCCACCTGCGCCCGTTGAACCTGCGGCGCGTCTGGCCTCTGTCGGGTCTTTTCATCGGCGTCTCGGCGGTCGCCGCCCTGGGCGTGGGACTGGCGGCGTTCATCGGCGGGGCGGTGACCACGGCGCTCCCCGGCGCGCTGACCTGGGGCGTGCTGGCCGTTGCGGTTCTCGGCGCGGGTGTGTTGGAGCTGCGGCCGGAGGCGCTCGTGGGCGGCCTCTTCAAGGACAGGGGCCGACGCGTCTTCGCCGCGGTGACCGCATCGCTGGGAGTTCTCATTGTTATCCTGCTGCCCCAGCCCCTGTGGAGCCGTATCGCCCTGGCCGCCCTGGGAGTCGGTCTGGCCGCGCTGATTCTGGCGCGGGAGGGGATGCCGCGCTGGGCCCACCTCGCCTGGCCGCTGGGGGCGCTGGTGGTTTTGGGTGGGCGGATGGGCCTCGGCGAAGAGCCGGTGGCGTTCGAGGACCTGCCGCCCAACCCCGTCGCCGTCGCCGCGCTCGACGAGGCGACGGACCTCGAGCGGAACGACCTTTACGCCCATGCGGCCCTCGAGTACGCCCGGGCGGTGGAGGCCGGTGACGAGCGGGCTTGGGTCCTCGGCCCCCTGGCCTTCAACCTGCGTCAGACCGGCAGGCTGGACGAGGCGGAGGCGGTCCTGGAGCGCTCGGTGGCTCTCCACCCCGCGCACGCCCCGGCCCTGGTGGACCTGGCGGCGACGAAGATCGCGCTGGGCAAAATCGCCGAGGGTGAGCGGCTGTACCTGAGCGCCCTGGGGCTCTGGCCGGACCTGATCCAGCCCCGGGTGGCCCTGGGGCGGCTGGCGCTGGACCGGGGGTTGTCGTACCGGGAGCGGGGGGAATCGGAGCTGGCCGCGGAGTTCCTGGCCGAGGCGCTGGACTGGGCTCGGGGGGCCTACGACCTGGCGCCGGGCGACGAGTCGGCGGCCGGGCTCCTGGCCGCGGTGCAGGAGGAGCTGGGCAATTATTCCGAGGCCTACGCCCTGTGGGAGAAACGAGCCCACGCCGCGCCCCTGGACCTCGGCGCCCGCATCGCCCTGGCCCGGTTGGCTCTCAATTTGGGAAAAGAAGACGAGGCGCGGATGTGGCTCGAGGAGGCCCGGTCGCTGGACCCCGGCTGCGAGGTGCCCCCGGGCCTGCGGGAACTCTTGCGCTGAATGCGGCCGGTCGGGGAGGCTCGCCCTTGGGCCGGGGTGAGGGACAGGATCGGGAAGGTGGAACGGGCGGGTGTGGACACCCGCCCCTACGTCATCGCATTTCGCGGCGGCCCGCAGAGGGGCCGCCCTACATCATCGCAACCCACGTATGCAGCGGTCCCCCTCTCCCTGTGGGAGAGGGTTGGGGTGAGGGCTTCCTTTGAACAAAACGCGGCGGCCCGCGGAGGGGCCGCCCTACACATTTAAAATCGGGCTGACCTGAACGGCTCGCCGTCGGTCGGCCCCTACATCATCGCAACCCACGTATGCAGCGGTCTCCCTCTCCCTGTGGGAGAGGGTTGGGGTGAGGGCTTCCTTTGAATAAAATGCGGCGGCCCGCTCAAGCCCCCAAGCTCTTCCGGTACGCCTCGAGGCGCTCCACGTGCCGGTGCTCCTCCTCGATGATCCGCTCCAGCCGGTTCCGGTCTATCCCCCGCGCCACCTCCTTGACTTTTCCGAAAAAGCGGATCGTCTCGCGCTCGAAGCCCAGGGCGACCTCCACGAGCGCCGCCGTGTCGCCCGTCGCGGCCAGCCCCTTCGCCGCCTCGGCGGTGGTGAGGGTGTGGTCGCGGACGGCGGCGTCCATGAAGCGCGAGGTCTGCTCGTCCAGGGGCTTTTCCCCCTCGGGGGTCGCCCGGAGCATCTCGGAAAAAACGGCGTAGTGGACGCGCTCCTGGTCCCGGAGGAAGCGGAAGAGCTCCTGGGCCTCGGGCTTGACGGCCCGCTCCAGGGCCTCGCCGTAGAAGGCCTCGCCGGCCAGCTCTATGCGCCGGGCGACGGACAGCGCCTCGCCGAGGGTGAAGAGGTTCGACATCGCTTCTCCCGCCGTGGATTGACGACCCCCGGAGGATAATCCGGGGGCGTTTCCCGTGTCAAACCCCGCTCCCTGTCGGTTAAAAAGAGGGAACCCTCGCGGGTCCCCGTGGCTCCTCGGGCCGGACTTGAACCAGCAACCAATCGGTTAACAGCCGATTGCTCTACCATTGAGCTACCGAGGATCGCAAATCCGCTCCCCGACGGGGGAAGCGGACGTATTTTGCCAGAGGGCCGGGGATGTGTCAACCCCGGCGGGCCTAGCCGCCGATTTTCGCGAACTCCTCGATCAGCTCGCGCTGCCTTTTGGTGAGCTTCTTGGGGATGGCGACCGCCAGGACGATGAAGTGGTCGCCGATGCGGCCGCTCTTCTCGGCGTGGATGCCCTTGCGCTTGAGGCGGAGCTTGGTGCCGGGCTGGGTCCCCGGCGGCACCTTGGCGCAGACCTCGCCGTGGATGGTCTGGGTGTAGACCTCGCCGCCGAGGATGGCGGCGGTCAGCGGTATCTCCTCCTCGGTGTAAATGTCGCAGCTCTCGCGGCGGAAGCGGGGGTGGGGGTTGGCGCGGACGCGGACGTAGAGGTCGCCGGGGGGGCCGCCGTTGACGCCGGGCTCGCCGCGGCCCGGGATGCGTATCTTCTGGTCCTCGGAGATACCGGCGGGAACGGTCACCGAGAGGGCGGTGTCCCCCTGGGCGCGGCCGGTGCCGTAGCAGGCGGAGCAGGTCTCCGCCGGAATCACCCCCCGGCCGAGGCAGTGGGGGCAGGTCTGGCTCAGGGCGAATCCGCCCTGGGACTTGGTCACGCGGCCGGTGCCGCCGCAGTCACTGCAAGTTTCATAGCTCGTCCCCGGCTTGCCGCCCGAGCCCTTGCACACGGGGCAGACGCCCGAGGCGGGGACGCGGAGCTTGACCTTCCCTCCCAGGGCCACGGTGAGGAAATCCACGCCGATGGTGAGGGTGATGTCCTCGCCGGCCCGGCGGGTGGAGCGGGCGCGTCCGCGCGCGGCGCCGCCGAAGAACTGCTCGAAGAGGTCGCCGACGCCGCCTCCGCCGCCGAAGAGGTCGCCCGGGTTGAAGCCCCGCCCGCCGAAGCCCCCGGCGCCGGGCTGCCCGCCCATGCGCGGGTCGTAGGAACCGCCGTAGCGCCGGATGGTGTCGTACTGCTCCCGCTTCGTCTTGTCGGAGAGGACGGAGTAGGCTTCGCCGATCTCCTTGAAGCGGTTCTCGGCGTCGGAGTTCCCGCTGTTGCGGTCGGGGTGGTATTTCTTGGCCAGCTCGCGGTAGGCGCGCTTGATGTCGGCCTCGGAGGCGTTCTCCGGCACGCCCAGAATCTGGTAAAAATCCTTAGCCATCGGCGCCGCCCCATCCGTCGGTCCCCTCTCCGTCGGCGGGGGACTGGGCCACCACCACCTGCGCCGGGCGCAGGACCACGTCCCCCCACAGGTAGCCGTAGGCGTGGACAGCGATGACGGTGCCGGGCTCGGCGTCGGGCGCGGGCCGGACCGCCAGGCACGCGTGGAAGCGGGGATCGAAGGGCTTCCCCAGGGGATCCATGCGCTCCACCCCCACGACAGCCAGGGCGGCGTCCAGCTTCTCGATGACCCGTAAAATCCCGGCGCGGTAAGCCTCGTCGGCGGTGTCGTGGGCGGCGGCGAGGTGCAGATCGTCCACCGCCGGCAGGATGCTCGCCAGCAGCGTCCGGTACGCCTCGGCGCGGACCAGATGACCCTGCGCCAGGCTGCGCTTGCGGAAATTGTCGAAATCGGCGGCCAGGCGGAGGTATTTGTCCCGGAGCTCCGCCAGCTCCTCCTCGGGCGCGGGCGGCCGCGGTTCCGGCTTTTCGGTCACCGGGACCTCCGCGTCGCGCTCCGGGGCGGACGGTTGCCCAAAATCCGCCGGCTCAGGCTTTCTTCTCTTCTCCATGTCCCTCGATGAGGGGGCCGAGGTAGTCCTTCAGGCGGCGCATGGTCAAGAGCGCCTGGCCCAGGTTGCCCCCGAGGAAGACCCCCATCCCGACGAGGTAGTTCTCGGAAACGGGGGCGAAGACGACGTGGGTCATGTTCGAGGAGACGATGATGTTGGCGATTTGGCCGTCGCCGCCGGAGTCCAGGGAGGCCTTCTTGGCGGCCAGAAGGACGCCGATGTAGGACATGGCGGCGTTGTCCACGTTGAAGCGGCCGCTGATGTCCACCTTGTCCACCATGATGCCGGTCATCTCGAACAGCACGGTGGCGAAGGCGCCTTTGGTGTCCTGAATCGCCTTCATCAGGGCGCCGCGAATCTCCTGCTGCATGGGTTCCGCCTTTGGGGGAGGTGGAATTTGGTCGGGTCTCGGACCCGGTTCGTTTTACTCAGTATAGATTAATTCCGCCCGGACCTTCAGGTCGGTCGAAGGGCGGGCCCGCCGACCCGCCCTCTGGTTTTATCTAGGTTTGACCCTCACCCTAACCCGTAGGCGAGCCTCTCCCTAGAAGGGAGAGGGGACATGGGGCGCCACGAGTCCAGGCTGCGTCCATGTAGGGCGGCCCCGTGGGATAAATCCCCTGCGGGCCGCCGCGCTTTTTCTAAGGCGGCCCTCACACTAGCCCGTGAGGCCGAGCCTCATCCCCAGAAGAGAGAGAGGGGATAGCCCTCATCGCCGGCCCATGAGCGTATCCTCGTTCTACAGGGAGAGAGAGTTCCTACCCTCACCCTAGCCCTCTCCCTAAAAGGGAGAGGGGAGAGGGGGCAGGATTTATTTCTTGTCGTCGTCGTCGAGGACCTCGTAGTCGGCGTCCACGACGTCGTCCTTATCACCTACGCCGTCGCCCTCGGGCTCGCCGCCCGGCTGACCCGGTCCACCGCCGGGTTGACCGGACTGCGCACCAGCCTGCTGGTAGAGCTTGGCGGAGAGCTCATTCAGTGCGCCGTTGAGCCCTTCCATGGCCGACCGGACCTCGGCGGTGTCGTCGCCCTTGAGCGCCTCGCGGACCCGCCCCATGGCGGCTTCAATCTTGGCCTTGTCGTCGGCCGGGACCTTGCCCTCCATGTCCTTCAGGAGCTTCTCCGCGCCGTAGCAGGCGGAGTCGGCCTGGTTGCGCAGGTCCACATCCTCGCGCTTCTTCCGGTCCTCGTCGGCGTGGCTCTCGGCGTCCTTGACCATCTGGTCTATCTCGTTGTCGGTGAGCCCCGACGAGGCGGTGATGGTTATCTCCTGCTGCTTGCTGGTGGCCATGTCCTTGGCCGAGACCTTGACGATGCCGTTGGCGTCTATATCGAAGGAGACCTCGATCTGCGGCACGCCGCGCATGGCGGGCGGGATGCCGGTGAGGTGGAAGCGCCCGATGGTCTTGTTGTACATCGCCATCTCGCGCTCGCCTTGCAGGACGTGGACCTCCACGGTGGTCTGGTTGTTCTCGGCGGTGGTGAAAATCTGGCTCTTGTGGACCGGGATGGTTGTGTTGCGTTCGATGAGCCGGGTGAATACGCCGCCCAGGGTTTCGATGCCCAGGGAGAGCGGGGTGACGTCCAGGAGTAGGATGTCGGTCACCTCGCCGGCCAAGATGCCGGCCTGGATGGCGGCACCCACGGCCACCACCTCGTCGGGGTTGACGCCCTTGTGCGGCTCGCGCTTGAAGAGCTCCTTGACCTTGGCCTGCACGGCGGGGATGCGGGTGGAGCCGCCGACCAGGATGACCTCGTCAATGTCGGCGGGCTTTACGCCGGCGTCGCTCATGGCCTTTTTGCACGGCTCCACGGTGCGCTCCACAAGGTCGTCCACCAGGGACTCGAACACGGCCCGGGAGAGCTCCACGTTGAGGTGCTTGGGCCCCGAGGCGTCGGCGGTGACGAAGGGCAGGTTTATCGGGGTCCGGGTGACGGTTGAGAGCTCACACTTGGCCTTCTCGGCGGCGTCCTTGAGCCGCTGGAGCGCCATCTTGTCGGAGCGCAGGTCTATGCCCTGCTCCTTCTTGAACTCGTCGGCGAGCCAGTCTATGACCCGCTTGTCGAAGTCGTCGCCGCCCAGGTGGGTGTCGCCGTTGGTGGATTTGACCTCGAAGACGCCGTCGCCGAGCTCGAGGACGCTGACATCGAAGGTGCCGCCGCCCAGGTCGAAGACGGCGATGGTCTTGTGCTCGGCGCCCTTGTCGAGGCCGTAGGCCAGGGAGGCCGCCGTGGGCTCGTTGACGATGCGCAGGACCTCGAGGCCGGCGATTTTCCCCGCGTCCTTGGTAGCCTGGCGCTGGGAATCCGAGAAGTAGGCCGGCACGGTGACGACGGCCTTGGTCACCTTCTCGCCCAGGTAGTCCTCGGCCGTCTGCCGCATCTTCTGCAGAATCATGGCCGAGATTTCCGGCGGGGTGTAGGTCTTGTCGCCTATCTGGACCTGGGCGTCGCCGTTGGCGGCCTTGACGACCTTGAACGGGACGGTCTTTATCTCCTCGGTGACCTCCTCGAACTTGCGGCCCATGAAGCGCTTGATCGAGAAGACGGTGTTGTCGGGGTTGGTGATGGCCTGCCGCTTGGCGACCGGCCCCACCAGGCGTTCATCGTCCTTGGTGAAGGCGACGACGCTGGGGGTGGTGCGGCCGCCCTCGGCGTTGGGGATGACGGTGGGCTCGCCGCCCTCCATCACCGCCACGCAGGAGTTGGTCGTCCCCAGGTCTATTCCGATTACTTTGGACACGGGTGTTTCCTCCGGTATCTCGTATAGTTCGCCGATCCCGGGGCGGCGTATCCGCCCGCGGGTTTTTTTTAACGTTCGAAGAGCTCGTAGGATTCCGTCCCCGGAATCAGCCGGCTCT
It contains:
- a CDS encoding nucleotide exchange factor GrpE; this encodes MTEKPEPRPPAPEEELAELRDKYLRLAADFDNFRKRSLAQGHLVRAEAYRTLLASILPAVDDLHLAAAHDTADEAYRAGILRVIEKLDAALAVVGVERMDPLGKPFDPRFHACLAVRPAPDAEPGTVIAVHAYGYLWGDVVLRPAQVVVAQSPADGEGTDGWGGADG
- the dnaK gene encoding molecular chaperone DnaK; translated protein: MSKVIGIDLGTTNSCVAVMEGGEPTVIPNAEGGRTTPSVVAFTKDDERLVGPVAKRQAITNPDNTVFSIKRFMGRKFEEVTEEIKTVPFKVVKAANGDAQVQIGDKTYTPPEISAMILQKMRQTAEDYLGEKVTKAVVTVPAYFSDSQRQATKDAGKIAGLEVLRIVNEPTAASLAYGLDKGAEHKTIAVFDLGGGTFDVSVLELGDGVFEVKSTNGDTHLGGDDFDKRVIDWLADEFKKEQGIDLRSDKMALQRLKDAAEKAKCELSTVTRTPINLPFVTADASGPKHLNVELSRAVFESLVDDLVERTVEPCKKAMSDAGVKPADIDEVILVGGSTRIPAVQAKVKELFKREPHKGVNPDEVVAVGAAIQAGILAGEVTDILLLDVTPLSLGIETLGGVFTRLIERNTTIPVHKSQIFTTAENNQTTVEVHVLQGEREMAMYNKTIGRFHLTGIPPAMRGVPQIEVSFDIDANGIVKVSAKDMATSKQQEITITASSGLTDNEIDQMVKDAESHADEDRKKREDVDLRNQADSACYGAEKLLKDMEGKVPADDKAKIEAAMGRVREALKGDDTAEVRSAMEGLNGALNELSAKLYQQAGAQSGQPGGGPGQPGGEPEGDGVGDKDDVVDADYEVLDDDDKK
- a CDS encoding J domain-containing protein, translated to MAKDFYQILGVPENASEADIKRAYRELAKKYHPDRNSGNSDAENRFKEIGEAYSVLSDKTKREQYDTIRRYGGSYDPRMGGQPGAGGFGGRGFNPGDLFGGGGGVGDLFEQFFGGAARGRARSTRRAGEDITLTIGVDFLTVALGGKVKLRVPASGVCPVCKGSGGKPGTSYETCSDCGGTGRVTKSQGGFALSQTCPHCLGRGVIPAETCSACYGTGRAQGDTALSVTVPAGISEDQKIRIPGRGEPGVNGGPPGDLYVRVRANPHPRFRRESCDIYTEEEIPLTAAILGGEVYTQTIHGEVCAKVPPGTQPGTKLRLKRKGIHAEKSGRIGDHFIVLAVAIPKKLTKRQRELIEEFAKIGG
- a CDS encoding ferritin family protein, whose product is MSNLFTLGEALSVARRIELAGEAFYGEALERAVKPEAQELFRFLRDQERVHYAVFSEMLRATPEGEKPLDEQTSRFMDAAVRDHTLTTAEAAKGLAATGDTAALVEVALGFERETIRFFGKVKEVARGIDRNRLERIIEEEHRHVERLEAYRKSLGA